The following coding sequences are from one Verrucomicrobiia bacterium window:
- a CDS encoding sugar phosphate isomerase/epimerase produces MKTALPRHNRREFLGATLATTALGAVAGAMAADNAAAPTPPAVVRPPTGKKLLLATKLSMIAKEAGGRKLTVVERLRMAAEAGFDGVDFDEAAGYTPEQVRTAVLESGVFVHNAINHDHWNKRLTSPKAEDRAQARANLEHCLRVSHAAGGSGVLIVVGRGEDGPAEEIEERCRQEILAVLPLAAALGQHILVENVWNRMMYDHDRGPEQTPERFIRFVDSFRSPWVGMYYDVGNHWKYGQPAEWIRAFGHRCVKLDVKGFSRAKNKFTDITGPEDDLPWAEVRKALADIHFHGWATCEVGGGTVPRLTQVRQQMQKAFGLEG; encoded by the coding sequence ATGAAAACTGCCCTGCCCCGCCACAACCGCCGGGAATTCCTCGGAGCCACCCTCGCCACCACCGCCCTGGGGGCCGTTGCCGGAGCGATGGCGGCAGACAACGCCGCCGCCCCTACGCCCCCTGCCGTGGTGCGGCCGCCCACCGGCAAAAAACTCCTGCTGGCCACCAAGCTCAGCATGATTGCCAAGGAGGCGGGCGGACGCAAATTAACGGTGGTGGAGCGGTTGCGCATGGCGGCGGAGGCCGGCTTTGACGGGGTGGACTTTGACGAAGCGGCCGGCTACACGCCGGAGCAGGTCCGCACCGCCGTGCTGGAATCGGGCGTGTTTGTGCACAATGCCATCAATCACGATCATTGGAACAAACGCCTGACCAGTCCCAAGGCCGAGGACCGTGCCCAGGCACGCGCCAATCTCGAGCATTGCCTGCGTGTCAGCCATGCCGCCGGGGGCAGCGGCGTGCTGATCGTGGTGGGCCGAGGCGAAGACGGCCCGGCCGAGGAAATCGAGGAGCGTTGCCGCCAGGAGATCCTGGCCGTCCTCCCCCTGGCCGCCGCCCTGGGACAGCATATTCTCGTGGAAAACGTCTGGAATCGGATGATGTACGACCACGACCGCGGCCCGGAGCAGACACCCGAGCGGTTCATTCGCTTTGTGGACAGCTTCCGCAGCCCCTGGGTGGGGATGTACTACGACGTCGGCAACCATTGGAAATATGGCCAGCCGGCGGAGTGGATCCGCGCGTTTGGCCATCGCTGCGTCAAACTGGATGTCAAGGGCTTCAGCCGCGCTAAGAACAAGTTCACCGACATCACCGGGCCGGAGGACGATTTACCCTGGGCCGAGGTGCGCAAAGCCCTTGCCGACATTCACTTCCACGGCTGGGCCACCTGTGAAGTGGGCGGCGGCACGGTGCCCCGCCTTACCCAGGTGCGCCAACAGATGCAAAAGGCCTTCGGTCTGGAAGGCTGA